Proteins from one Calditrichota bacterium genomic window:
- a CDS encoding DNA polymerase I, which yields EVNFGVLYGMGEFGLAQRLGISRATARAFIEQYFSNFSRVREYIDELHTEAREKGYVETILGRRRPLPDLRSENFNIRSNAERIAINTPIQGSAADLIKIAMIRIDGALRTEGFRARMLLQVHDELLFEAPADELEPLSVRLRELMSGAMNLTVPLEVGISWGDDWLAAHE from the coding sequence AAGAGGTCAATTTTGGCGTTCTTTATGGGATGGGAGAATTTGGCTTGGCTCAGCGGCTCGGTATCTCACGCGCCACGGCACGCGCCTTTATCGAACAGTATTTCTCAAACTTCTCTCGAGTGCGTGAATACATCGACGAGTTGCACACAGAGGCACGGGAGAAAGGTTATGTGGAAACAATACTCGGGCGCCGCCGGCCGCTGCCCGATCTCCGTAGTGAGAACTTTAACATCCGCTCCAACGCCGAACGCATTGCCATCAACACCCCTATCCAGGGATCGGCAGCCGACCTGATCAAGATCGCAATGATCCGTATCGACGGCGCACTTCGCACCGAAGGCTTTCGCGCCCGGATGCTACTACAAGTTCACGACGAACTTCTCTTCGAAGCGCCTGCGGATGAACTTGAGCCCCTGTCTGTCCGATTGCGGGAGTTGATGTCGGGCGCGATGAACCTTACCGTGCCCCTCGAGGTCGGCATCAGTTGGGGCGATGACTGGCTTGCCGCCCATGAGTGA
- the nadC gene encoding carboxylating nicotinate-nucleotide diphosphorylase, with protein MSEPNSRPNRTVRNLIRRALREDLGEPGDITTRAVISSESRSHAVIISRLDGVVSGIYIAAEVFREVDRRLSFESYVKDGETIAAGARLCTIAGHTSSILTAERTALNFLMHLSGIATQTRRYVEAVAGTKVKICETRKTLPGLRMVEKGAVRDGGGVNHRYSLYSAFLFKENHLAVSQDVVQAVADCRAYAMSRRLPHRNVMVEVRNYDEFQRAAAARPDRILLDNMTVDEVSRCVADRPAGIALEATGGITLENVRIFAETGVDYISVGALTHSASSLDLSLLIENDGAR; from the coding sequence ATGAGTGAACCAAATTCACGGCCCAATCGGACAGTCCGCAACCTGATTCGCAGGGCGCTGCGGGAGGACTTGGGTGAACCGGGTGACATCACGACCCGAGCAGTGATATCAAGTGAGAGCCGATCCCATGCCGTCATAATCTCCCGGTTGGACGGTGTGGTGTCAGGAATTTACATTGCCGCTGAGGTCTTTCGTGAGGTAGATAGAAGACTATCCTTCGAGTCTTACGTTAAGGATGGTGAAACTATTGCCGCAGGAGCGCGTCTCTGCACAATAGCCGGACACACCTCAAGTATCCTGACAGCCGAACGCACCGCGCTCAACTTTCTGATGCACTTGAGCGGTATTGCGACGCAAACCCGTAGATATGTCGAAGCCGTTGCGGGGACAAAGGTGAAAATCTGTGAGACCCGTAAGACCCTGCCGGGTCTTCGGATGGTGGAGAAGGGTGCGGTTCGAGATGGAGGTGGCGTCAACCATCGCTATTCACTCTATTCGGCTTTTCTCTTTAAAGAGAATCACCTTGCCGTGTCGCAGGATGTCGTTCAGGCGGTGGCAGACTGCCGGGCGTATGCAATGAGCCGTCGTCTTCCACATCGCAACGTGATGGTCGAAGTGCGCAACTATGATGAGTTTCAACGGGCTGCGGCAGCCCGGCCGGATCGTATCCTACTGGACAACATGACGGTGGACGAGGTATCCCGCTGTGTTGCCGACCGTCCTGCGGGAATAGCGCTTGAAGCAACCGGCGGTATCACACTCGAAAACGTTCGGATATTTGCTGAAACCGGCGTAGATTATATATCGGTCGGGGCGCTGACGCACTCGGCGTCGAGCCTTGACCTCTCCCTGCTCATCGAAAATGACGGAGCGCGTTAG
- a CDS encoding PspC domain-containing protein, producing MEGNIRRLYRSRDNRVLAGICGGLGEYFGIDPVIIRLVWLLLTIFGGSGIILYILAWLIIPRPPGT from the coding sequence ATGGAAGGCAACATCCGCCGCCTATATCGGTCGCGGGACAACCGTGTTCTGGCTGGAATCTGCGGTGGTCTTGGCGAATATTTCGGCATTGATCCGGTGATAATCCGGTTGGTATGGTTGCTGCTGACGATCTTTGGTGGCAGCGGGATCATCCTATACATTCTGGCGTGGCTGATTATACCCCGCCCGCCGGGGACGTGA
- a CDS encoding 2,3-bisphosphoglycerate-independent phosphoglycerate mutase, with product MKPKVFLLILDGYGLRDDPHGNAVRIAETPFLKTMLERWNWTRLSASGRDVGLPKGQMGNSEVGHLNLGAGRIVFQDITRIDHSIETGEFYDKPALRFASDYAGRNGAALHLMGLVSDGGVHSSLEHLFALLEFARRRAMKKVFLHVFTDGRDTSPHAGVNFVRRVEAQMHQLKTGRIATVCGRYYAMDRDKRWERTEKAWSLLSGGEGNAVASAEGALVHSYRRGVTDEFVEPSVIMEDGHPVGVVHPGDAVIFFNFRADRARQICRALADPAFDGFPRRPLDIALATMTRYQEDFNFPVVFPPRSLDSILGSVLAESNKRQFRIAETEKYAHITYFFNGGDEPPFSGEDRALVASPKVATYDLQPEMSAQGVSDRAIEAFEENYDFILLNFANPDMVGHTGILSAAVKALEALDPLVNRLVERAMERGYTTFVTADHGNCEQMIDDDGGPHTAHTTNLVPFVVIPPFEGRIQLRPSGVLADVAPTVLRVLGIPQPPQMEGQCLIL from the coding sequence ATGAAGCCAAAAGTCTTTTTACTCATCCTCGACGGCTATGGCCTGCGCGACGATCCTCACGGCAACGCCGTCAGGATCGCCGAGACGCCGTTCCTCAAGACGATGCTGGAGCGCTGGAATTGGACCCGGCTTTCGGCATCGGGGCGCGACGTTGGACTGCCTAAAGGTCAGATGGGCAACAGCGAAGTCGGGCATCTTAACTTAGGTGCCGGCCGAATCGTTTTTCAGGACATCACCCGCATCGACCACTCCATCGAGACCGGGGAGTTCTACGACAAGCCGGCTTTACGGTTTGCTTCCGACTATGCAGGGCGCAATGGCGCCGCGCTGCACCTTATGGGACTCGTCTCCGATGGCGGCGTTCATTCATCACTCGAGCATCTCTTTGCACTACTCGAGTTTGCACGCCGGAGGGCGATGAAGAAGGTCTTTTTGCATGTCTTCACCGACGGGCGGGACACCTCGCCGCACGCCGGCGTCAATTTCGTCCGCCGGGTTGAGGCTCAGATGCACCAGTTGAAGACCGGTAGAATAGCCACTGTTTGCGGCCGCTATTACGCAATGGATCGTGACAAGAGATGGGAGCGAACGGAGAAGGCGTGGTCTCTATTATCGGGCGGCGAAGGTAATGCGGTTGCCTCTGCTGAGGGGGCCCTTGTTCATTCCTATCGCCGGGGGGTGACGGACGAGTTTGTCGAGCCATCGGTTATCATGGAAGATGGTCATCCGGTAGGCGTAGTCCACCCTGGCGATGCAGTGATTTTCTTCAACTTTCGTGCCGATCGTGCCCGTCAGATATGCCGCGCACTTGCCGATCCGGCATTCGACGGCTTTCCGCGCCGTCCGCTTGATATTGCACTTGCGACGATGACGCGCTACCAGGAGGACTTTAACTTCCCTGTCGTATTTCCTCCGCGTTCGCTGGACAGCATTCTGGGGTCGGTTCTGGCCGAAAGCAACAAGCGGCAATTCCGCATTGCCGAAACCGAGAAGTATGCTCACATTACCTACTTCTTTAACGGTGGCGATGAACCGCCTTTTTCAGGCGAAGATAGAGCGCTTGTCGCCTCTCCAAAAGTCGCCACCTATGACCTTCAACCAGAGATGAGCGCTCAAGGTGTGTCAGATCGTGCCATAGAGGCTTTTGAGGAAAATTACGACTTTATTTTGCTGAATTTCGCCAATCCCGATATGGTCGGTCACACCGGTATTCTGAGTGCAGCCGTAAAAGCGCTCGAAGCCCTTGATCCGCTCGTGAACCGCCTCGTCGAACGGGCTATGGAAAGGGGCTATACGACCTTTGTAACCGCCGATCATGGCAACTGCGAACAAATGATCGACGACGACGGCGGTCCGCATACTGCACATACGACCAACCTGGTGCCGTTTGTAGTCATCCCGCCTTTCGAAGGACGGATACAACTGAGGCCTTCCGGTGTCCTTGCCGATGTTGCTCCAACCGTTTTGCGAGTTCTTGGAATACCTCAGCCACCTCAGATGGAAGGTCAATGTCTGATCCTCTGA
- a CDS encoding DUF2203 family protein produces MSDPLNPQDDAQEFEPRIFSLEDANALIPQMAAWIGDIRRLRDALIEIVESKVPLSRGNGHAVSNVEKTTEDMRIVSENSDLIRHTIKQIAATGAVLKDIDEGLVDFLHEREGRLVFLCWKLGETEIGHYHETDTGYSGRKPV; encoded by the coding sequence ATGTCTGATCCTCTGAATCCGCAGGACGACGCGCAGGAGTTTGAGCCTCGCATATTCTCACTTGAAGACGCCAACGCACTCATCCCGCAAATGGCGGCCTGGATCGGCGACATTCGACGACTGCGAGATGCATTGATAGAGATTGTCGAATCCAAAGTCCCGCTTTCCCGTGGTAACGGGCACGCCGTAAGCAATGTTGAGAAGACAACGGAGGATATGCGTATTGTGTCCGAAAACTCCGACCTCATTCGTCATACCATTAAGCAGATCGCCGCGACCGGTGCCGTACTCAAAGACATCGACGAAGGCCTTGTGGACTTCCTGCACGAACGCGAAGGGCGGCTCGTCTTCCTTTGCTGGAAGTTAGGAGAGACCGAGATTGGGCATTATCACGAAACCGACACCGGTTACAGCGGTAGAAAACCGGTATGA